Proteins encoded by one window of Streptacidiphilus sp. PB12-B1b:
- a CDS encoding endo alpha-1,4 polygalactosaminidase, with the protein MVAALAGVLVGALAAAACSPGSGSSGAAPTATAPPTAAPPTAGPAPTAGPASTAGTAPVGGAVRWQPKPGTGWQWQLSGPLDTGVDAAVYDVDGFTTTAAQVAALHARGRKVVCYLSVGSYEDFRPDRQRFPAVLLGRSDGWPGERWLDIRRLDLLEPIIAARFAMCRSKGFDGVEPDNVDGYANDTGFPLTAADQLSFNRMVAALAHARGLAVALKNDLDQVPQLVGAFDFSVDEQCAEYQECDELIPFVAAGKAVFQAEYNLPLAAFCPAARRLGFSAELKHLSLDAWREPC; encoded by the coding sequence ATGGTCGCTGCGCTCGCGGGGGTGCTGGTGGGGGCGCTGGCGGCGGCTGCCTGCAGCCCCGGGAGCGGCTCCTCGGGCGCCGCCCCCACCGCAACCGCCCCGCCGACGGCCGCCCCGCCGACGGCCGGTCCGGCTCCCACGGCCGGCCCCGCGTCCACGGCCGGGACGGCCCCGGTCGGCGGGGCGGTGCGGTGGCAGCCGAAGCCGGGCACCGGCTGGCAGTGGCAGCTCAGCGGGCCGCTCGACACCGGCGTCGACGCCGCCGTCTACGACGTCGACGGCTTCACCACCACCGCCGCGCAGGTCGCCGCCCTGCACGCGCGGGGCCGGAAGGTGGTCTGCTACCTCAGCGTGGGCTCGTACGAGGACTTCCGCCCCGACCGGCAGCGCTTCCCCGCCGTGCTGCTCGGCCGGTCGGACGGCTGGCCGGGCGAGCGCTGGCTGGACATTCGGCGGCTGGACCTGCTGGAGCCGATCATTGCGGCCAGGTTCGCCATGTGCCGCAGCAAGGGCTTCGACGGTGTCGAGCCCGACAATGTCGACGGCTACGCCAATGACACCGGATTCCCGCTCACCGCCGCCGATCAGCTCTCCTTCAATCGGATGGTGGCGGCACTGGCCCATGCCCGGGGTCTCGCGGTGGCCCTGAAGAACGACCTCGACCAGGTGCCCCAGCTGGTCGGCGCCTTCGACTTCTCCGTCGACGAGCAGTGCGCCGAATATCAGGAGTGCGATGAGCTGATCCCTTTCGTCGCCGCCGGGAAGGCCGTGTTCCAGGCCGAGTACAACCTGCCCCTCGCCGCCTTCTGCCCGGCCGCCCGGCGGCTGGGTTTCAGCGCGGAGCTGAAGCACCTCTCGCTGGACGCCTGGCGCGAGCCGTGCTGA
- the secA gene encoding preprotein translocase subunit SecA, translated as MSVFDKVLRVGEGKILRKLNRIAAQVNSIEEDFVNLTDAQLRALTDEYRERLADGESLDDILPEAFATVREAAKRTLGQRHYDVQIMGGAALHNGYVAEMRTGEGKTLVGTLPAYLNALTGKGVHLITVNDYLAERDSEWMGRVHRFLGLEVGVILANMSPAERRKQYACDITYGTNNEFGFDYLRDNMAWSQDELVQRGHNFAIVDEVDSILIDEARTPLIISGPADQATKWYGDFAKLVKRLKIDVDYEVDEKKRTVGVLESGVTRVEDYLGIDNLYESANTPLVGFLNNAIKAKELYKKDKDYVVMEGEVLIVDEHTGRILAGRRYNEGMHQAIEAKEGVEVQNENQTLATITLQNFFRLYDKLSGMTGTAQTEAAEFHQIYKLGVVPIPTNRVPLRIDQPDLIYKSEPAKFAAVVEDIADKHAKGQPILVGTVSVEKSEYLAQELRKRGIQHEVLNAKHHEREAQVVAQAGRKGAVTVATNMAGRGTDIMLGGNPEHLASAELAQRGLSPVDTPEEYEAAWPDALEKAKAAVKAEQEEVQELGGLYVLGTERHESRRIDNQLRGRSGRQGDPGESRFYLSLGDDLMRLFKAGMVERVLSMANVPEDVPIESKMVTRAIASAQTQVEQQNFEIRKNVLKYDEVLNRQREVIYGERRRVLEGEDLREQIDHFMDDTVEAYVKNATADGFAEEWDFDKLWTALGQLYPISLTVEDLEEEHGDRSGITADLLAEAVREDLHAKYVEREQQLGEPVMRELERRVVLSVLDRRWREHLYEMDYLQEGIGMRALAQRDPLVEYQREGFDMFSAMMEGIKEESVGYLFNLEVQVEQQVEEVPLPDADAVELEKPLDGNRPEIRAKGLEAPQRPDRLHYTAPSVDGEGGVIEGDFLNDDEAVEDGVTETRADRRRAAKGRRRKK; from the coding sequence GTGTCCGTCTTCGACAAGGTCTTGCGCGTAGGCGAAGGAAAGATCCTTCGTAAGCTGAACCGCATTGCCGCCCAGGTCAACTCCATCGAAGAGGACTTCGTCAACCTGACGGATGCGCAGCTGCGTGCGCTCACCGACGAGTACCGGGAGCGCCTCGCGGACGGTGAGTCCCTGGATGACATCCTCCCCGAAGCCTTTGCGACCGTTCGTGAGGCCGCGAAGCGCACCCTCGGCCAGCGCCACTACGACGTACAGATCATGGGCGGCGCGGCCCTGCACAACGGGTACGTCGCCGAGATGCGCACCGGTGAGGGCAAGACCCTCGTCGGCACGCTCCCCGCGTACTTGAACGCCCTGACCGGCAAGGGTGTGCACCTGATCACGGTCAACGACTACCTCGCCGAGCGCGACTCGGAGTGGATGGGCCGGGTGCACCGCTTCCTCGGCCTCGAGGTCGGCGTGATCCTCGCCAACATGAGCCCGGCCGAGCGCCGCAAGCAGTACGCCTGCGACATCACGTACGGCACCAACAACGAGTTCGGCTTCGACTACCTGCGCGACAACATGGCGTGGTCGCAGGACGAACTGGTACAGCGCGGCCACAACTTCGCCATCGTGGACGAGGTCGACTCGATCCTGATCGACGAGGCCCGTACGCCGCTGATCATCTCCGGCCCGGCCGACCAGGCCACCAAGTGGTACGGCGACTTCGCCAAGCTGGTCAAGCGGCTGAAGATCGACGTGGACTACGAGGTCGACGAGAAGAAGCGCACCGTGGGCGTCCTGGAGTCCGGTGTCACCCGGGTCGAGGACTACCTGGGCATCGACAACCTCTACGAGTCCGCCAACACCCCGCTTGTCGGCTTCCTGAACAACGCCATCAAGGCCAAGGAGCTGTACAAGAAGGACAAGGACTACGTCGTCATGGAGGGCGAGGTCCTCATCGTCGACGAGCACACCGGCCGCATCCTCGCCGGTCGCCGCTACAACGAGGGCATGCACCAGGCGATCGAGGCCAAGGAGGGGGTGGAGGTCCAGAACGAGAACCAGACGCTGGCCACCATCACCCTGCAGAACTTCTTCCGCCTGTACGACAAGCTGTCCGGGATGACCGGTACCGCGCAGACCGAGGCGGCGGAGTTCCACCAGATCTACAAGCTCGGCGTGGTGCCGATCCCCACCAACCGGGTGCCGCTGCGCATCGACCAGCCCGACCTGATCTACAAGTCCGAGCCGGCCAAGTTCGCCGCCGTGGTCGAGGACATCGCCGACAAGCACGCCAAGGGCCAGCCGATCCTGGTCGGCACGGTCAGCGTCGAGAAGTCCGAGTACCTGGCGCAGGAGCTGCGCAAGCGCGGCATCCAGCACGAGGTGCTGAACGCCAAGCACCACGAGCGCGAGGCGCAGGTCGTCGCCCAGGCCGGGCGCAAGGGCGCGGTCACCGTGGCCACCAACATGGCCGGCCGCGGCACCGACATCATGCTCGGCGGCAACCCCGAGCACCTGGCCTCGGCCGAGCTGGCGCAGCGCGGGCTCTCCCCGGTGGACACCCCCGAGGAGTACGAGGCCGCCTGGCCGGACGCGCTGGAGAAGGCCAAGGCCGCGGTCAAGGCCGAGCAAGAGGAGGTCCAGGAGCTGGGCGGCCTCTACGTGCTCGGCACCGAGCGGCACGAGTCCCGCCGGATCGACAACCAGCTGCGCGGCCGTTCCGGCCGTCAGGGCGACCCGGGCGAGTCCCGCTTCTACCTGTCGCTGGGCGACGACCTGATGCGCCTGTTCAAGGCGGGCATGGTCGAGCGCGTGCTGTCGATGGCCAACGTCCCCGAGGACGTGCCGATCGAGTCGAAGATGGTCACCCGGGCCATCGCCTCCGCGCAGACCCAGGTCGAGCAGCAGAACTTCGAGATCCGCAAGAACGTCCTGAAGTACGACGAGGTGCTGAACCGCCAGCGCGAGGTGATCTACGGCGAGCGCCGCCGCGTCCTGGAGGGCGAGGACCTGCGCGAGCAGATCGACCACTTCATGGACGACACGGTCGAGGCCTATGTGAAGAACGCCACGGCGGACGGCTTCGCCGAGGAGTGGGACTTCGACAAGCTCTGGACGGCTCTGGGCCAGCTGTACCCGATCAGCCTGACCGTCGAGGACCTGGAGGAGGAGCACGGCGACCGCTCCGGCATCACCGCCGACCTGCTGGCCGAGGCGGTCCGCGAGGACCTGCACGCCAAGTACGTCGAGCGCGAGCAGCAGCTCGGCGAGCCGGTGATGCGGGAGCTGGAGCGCCGGGTCGTGCTCTCGGTGCTGGACCGCCGCTGGCGCGAGCACCTCTACGAGATGGACTACCTCCAGGAGGGCATCGGCATGCGGGCCCTGGCCCAGCGCGACCCCCTGGTCGAGTACCAGCGTGAGGGCTTCGACATGTTCTCCGCGATGATGGAGGGCATCAAGGAGGAGTCCGTCGGCTACCTGTTCAACCTGGAGGTCCAGGTCGAGCAGCAGGTCGAGGAGGTCCCCCTGCCCGACGCCGACGCGGTCGAGCTGGAGAAGCCGCTGGACGGCAACCGTCCGGAGATCCGCGCCAAGGGCTTGGAGGCCCCGCAGCGTCCGGACCGGCTGCACTACACCGCCCCGTCGGTGGACGGCGAGGGCGGCGTGATCGAGGGCGACTTCCTCAACGACGACGAGGCGGTCGAGGACGGCGTGACGGAGACCCGCGCGGACCGCCGCCGGGCCGCCAAGGGCCGTCGCCGCAAGAAGTAG
- a CDS encoding Rv3235 family protein: MVETQIQQAVAPAPGAVRLGRLHGVGAGRLRHCDPAPTRTDANLLASRYAQRLLEVLSGHRVCEQLTALSTEEVHDDVRTLVRRRCLLGPGGTRPVLWKVFDDSPAPGVLEVAASVRVGDRLEMLAFRLELRRAPRHRNGTWRFTALETRW, translated from the coding sequence ATGGTCGAGACCCAGATCCAGCAGGCCGTCGCTCCCGCACCGGGCGCGGTGCGGCTCGGACGGCTCCACGGCGTGGGCGCCGGCCGGCTCCGGCACTGCGACCCCGCCCCCACCCGCACCGACGCCAACCTGCTGGCCAGCCGCTACGCCCAGCGGCTGCTGGAGGTGCTCAGCGGGCACCGGGTGTGCGAGCAGCTGACCGCCCTGTCCACCGAGGAGGTCCACGACGACGTCCGCACCCTGGTCCGCCGCCGCTGCCTGCTCGGCCCCGGCGGCACCCGGCCGGTGCTCTGGAAGGTCTTCGACGACTCCCCCGCGCCCGGGGTGCTGGAGGTGGCCGCGTCGGTGCGGGTCGGCGACCGGCTGGAGATGCTGGCGTTCCGGCTGGAGCTGCGCCGCGCCCCGCGCCACCGGAACGGCACATGGCGGTTCACCGCCCTGGAAACCAGGTGGTGA
- a CDS encoding HAD family hydrolase, with the protein MRVHLVWDWNGTLFDDIDAVVAASNAAFAELGLGPLTVEQYRETYRVPVIDFYEHRMGRSLAREEWEQMDACFHGHYTALRDGCRLTVGAEGLLAAWLLGAGERTQSLLSMYGHDELVPLIRSLGLQRHFLRVDGRDGTGGVSGKAEYLVRHLQALAAEQVSPARTVLIGDALDDARAAAHAGAHAVLFTGGSHSRRELERFGVPVADTLAEAVAYAEELVAAG; encoded by the coding sequence ATGCGTGTACACCTCGTCTGGGACTGGAACGGCACCCTCTTCGACGACATCGACGCGGTGGTGGCGGCCAGCAATGCCGCCTTCGCCGAGCTGGGCCTCGGCCCGCTCACCGTGGAGCAGTACCGGGAGACCTACCGGGTTCCGGTGATCGACTTCTATGAGCACCGGATGGGGCGCAGCCTCGCCCGGGAGGAGTGGGAGCAGATGGACGCCTGCTTCCACGGCCACTACACGGCCCTGCGCGACGGCTGCCGGCTCACCGTCGGCGCCGAGGGCCTGCTGGCCGCCTGGCTGCTGGGCGCGGGCGAGCGGACGCAGTCGTTGCTGTCCATGTACGGGCACGACGAGCTGGTCCCGCTGATACGCAGCCTGGGCCTGCAGCGGCACTTCCTCCGGGTCGACGGCCGGGACGGCACCGGCGGCGTCTCCGGCAAGGCCGAGTACCTGGTCCGGCACCTGCAGGCGCTGGCGGCCGAGCAGGTCAGCCCGGCGCGCACGGTGCTGATCGGCGACGCCCTGGACGACGCCCGCGCCGCCGCGCACGCCGGGGCGCACGCCGTGCTGTTCACCGGCGGCTCGCACAGCCGCCGGGAGCTGGAGCGGTTCGGCGTGCCGGTGGCCGACACCCTGGCCGAGGCGGTCGCCTACGCGGAGGAGCTGGTCGCCGCGGGCTGA
- a CDS encoding NAD-glutamate dehydrogenase, producing MQTQLDAAKADLLSKAAQGEPLGEGALASYLRHYYLHTAPEDLLDRDPVDIYGAAASHYGLAANRPQGTAEVRVYTPASEEDGWSCGRTVVEVVTDDMPFLVDSVTNELSRLGRAIHVVIHPQLLVRRDITGKLLEILDVDACTTDKPQDALLESWMHIEIDRETEREQLTAVEADLRRVLVDVREVVEDWTKMRESALRLADDLHGEPPAELPRTEVEEAQELLRWLADDHFTFLGYREYDLVQSEEGEDVLHAVPGTGLGVLRSDPRAHAHAGDAMSSASFSRLAAPARSKARERKLLVLTKANSRATVHRPSYLDYVGVKKFDAQGNVIGERRFLGLLTASAYTESVTRIPVVRGKVAQVVADSGFTPESHDARDLVQILATYPRDELFQTPADELLQVALNVLYLQERRKLRLFLRQDEYGRYFSALVYLPRDRYTTRVRLRLMDLLMQELGGSAIDYTAWNTESVLARLHFVVRVPAGSELPQLTDADVERLEAKLAEAARSWVDNFNEELALLYSDEEAALASRRYAGAFPDGYRADFTPAQAVADMHRLESLTGPTDFRLNLYQVEGAPADESRFKIYWVGGSVSLSEVLPVLQRLGVEVLDEHPYELSRSDGTAAWVYDFGLRLRPDVAGNITEDARERFQEAFAAAWTGKVENDGFNSLILRAGLTWRQAVVLRAYAKYLRQAGSTFSQDYVEDALTNNVHATHLLVNLFEARLSPAHRQGADELTEGILEELDGALDQVVSLDEDRILRSFLTLIKATLRTNFFQRDPQTGEPHSYVSMKFDPQAIPDLPAPRPAYEIWVYSPQVEGVHLRFGKVARGGLRWSDRREDFRTEVLGLVKAQMVKNTVIVPVGSKGGFVAKQLPDPNVDRAAWMAEGIASYKTFISGLLDITDNLIAGTGVVPPKDVVRHDGDDTYLVVAADKGTATFSDIANEVAESYGFWLGDAFASGGSAGYDHKGMGITAKGAWESVKRHFRELGHDTQSEDFTVVGIGDMSGDVFGNGMLLSEHIRLVAAFDHRHIFVDPDPDAATSFAERKRLFDLPRSSWEDYDKALVSAGGGIFPRTAKSINITPQMREALGIADGTTRLTPAELMKAILLAPVDLLWNGGIGTYIKAAAENNAEVGDKANDAIRVNGSELRVKVLGEGGNLGATQLGRIEFATSGGPLGPDGEPTGGAVNTDAIDNSAGVDTSDHEVNIKILLNRVVNEGGMTVEQRNALLAEMTEDIGEHVLRNNYAQNVALANALAQAPSMLNVHARMMRKLVADGHLNRALEFLPSNAQLRERSSAGRGLTQPEMSVLLAYTKITLSDEILASDLPDDPYLRGKLHRYFPSQLQERFAEQIDAHALHREIITTVLVNETINRGGCTFAFRLKEETGATYEEIVRSHTAARSIFDLKGMWAEIEDLDNSVPAELQTQMRLHSRRLVERATRWLLNNRRQPLDIAETITFFRDRCNEVWSLLPDLLHGSDREWFDSVYQELASAGVPVLLATRMAGLSSAFPTLDIVEVADRTGQDVRTVAEVYYDLADRLQISGLLDRIIELPRDDRWQSMARAAIREDLFAAHAVLTQDLLDHGGQGATPEQRFTAWAEDNSTLVTRARATLDDIRGAESFDLANLSVAMRVIRTLLRTGSMR from the coding sequence ATGCAGACCCAGCTGGACGCAGCCAAGGCCGACCTGCTCAGCAAGGCCGCTCAGGGGGAGCCGCTCGGCGAGGGTGCCCTGGCCTCGTACCTCCGGCACTACTACCTGCACACGGCACCGGAGGACCTGCTCGACCGCGACCCGGTCGACATCTACGGAGCGGCGGCATCCCACTACGGCTTGGCGGCGAACCGCCCGCAGGGCACGGCGGAGGTGCGGGTGTACACCCCGGCCTCCGAGGAGGACGGCTGGTCCTGCGGCCGTACCGTGGTCGAGGTGGTCACCGACGACATGCCGTTCCTGGTGGACTCCGTCACCAACGAACTCTCCCGGCTCGGGCGCGCGATCCATGTGGTGATCCACCCGCAGCTGCTGGTCCGCCGCGACATCACCGGCAAGCTGCTGGAGATCCTCGACGTCGACGCCTGCACCACGGACAAGCCGCAGGACGCCCTGCTGGAGTCCTGGATGCACATCGAGATCGACCGCGAGACCGAGCGCGAGCAGCTCACCGCCGTCGAGGCCGACCTGCGCCGGGTCCTGGTGGACGTCCGCGAGGTCGTCGAGGACTGGACGAAGATGCGCGAGAGCGCCCTGCGCCTGGCCGACGACCTGCACGGCGAGCCCCCGGCCGAGCTGCCGCGGACCGAGGTCGAGGAGGCCCAGGAGCTGCTGCGCTGGCTTGCTGACGACCACTTCACCTTCCTCGGGTACCGCGAGTACGACCTGGTCCAGTCCGAGGAGGGCGAGGACGTGCTGCACGCCGTCCCCGGCACCGGCCTCGGGGTGCTGCGCTCCGACCCGCGCGCCCACGCGCACGCCGGGGACGCCATGTCCTCCGCCTCCTTCAGCCGTCTCGCCGCGCCGGCCCGCTCCAAGGCCCGCGAGCGGAAGCTGCTGGTGCTGACCAAGGCCAACAGCCGCGCCACCGTGCACCGGCCGTCCTACCTGGACTACGTGGGCGTCAAGAAGTTCGACGCCCAGGGCAACGTCATCGGCGAGCGCCGCTTCCTCGGCCTGCTGACCGCCTCCGCCTACACCGAGTCGGTCACCCGCATCCCGGTGGTGCGCGGCAAGGTCGCCCAGGTCGTCGCCGACTCCGGCTTCACCCCGGAGAGCCACGACGCCCGCGACCTGGTCCAGATCCTGGCGACCTACCCCCGCGACGAGCTGTTCCAGACCCCGGCCGACGAACTGCTCCAGGTCGCGCTGAACGTCCTCTACCTCCAGGAGCGCCGCAAGCTGCGGCTGTTCCTGCGTCAGGACGAGTACGGCCGCTACTTCTCCGCGCTGGTGTACCTGCCGCGTGACCGCTACACCACTCGCGTCCGGCTGCGGCTGATGGACCTGCTGATGCAGGAGCTCGGCGGCTCCGCCATCGACTACACCGCGTGGAACACCGAATCGGTGCTCGCCCGGCTGCACTTCGTGGTCCGGGTACCGGCCGGCAGCGAGCTGCCGCAGCTGACCGACGCCGACGTGGAGCGGCTGGAGGCCAAGCTGGCCGAGGCCGCCCGCTCCTGGGTGGACAACTTCAACGAGGAACTGGCGCTGCTCTACAGCGACGAGGAGGCCGCGCTGGCCTCGCGCCGCTACGCCGGGGCCTTCCCCGACGGCTACCGCGCCGACTTCACCCCGGCCCAGGCCGTCGCCGACATGCACCGGCTGGAGTCGCTGACCGGCCCGACCGACTTCCGGCTGAACCTCTACCAGGTCGAGGGCGCGCCCGCCGACGAGAGCCGCTTCAAGATCTACTGGGTGGGCGGCTCGGTCTCGCTCAGCGAGGTGCTGCCGGTGCTGCAGCGCCTGGGCGTCGAGGTCCTCGACGAGCACCCGTACGAGCTGTCCCGAAGCGACGGCACGGCCGCCTGGGTGTACGACTTCGGCCTGCGGCTGCGGCCCGACGTGGCCGGCAACATCACCGAGGACGCCCGCGAGCGCTTCCAGGAGGCGTTCGCCGCCGCCTGGACCGGCAAGGTCGAGAACGACGGCTTCAACTCGCTGATCCTGCGCGCCGGGCTGACCTGGCGCCAGGCCGTGGTGCTGCGCGCCTACGCCAAGTACCTGCGCCAGGCCGGGTCCACCTTCTCCCAGGACTACGTGGAGGACGCGCTCACCAACAACGTCCACGCCACCCACCTGCTGGTGAACCTGTTCGAGGCGCGGCTGTCGCCCGCCCACCGGCAGGGCGCGGACGAGCTCACCGAGGGCATCCTGGAGGAGCTGGACGGCGCGCTCGACCAGGTCGTCAGCCTGGACGAGGACCGCATCCTGCGCTCCTTCCTCACCCTGATCAAGGCGACGCTGCGGACCAACTTCTTCCAGCGCGACCCGCAGACCGGCGAGCCGCACTCCTACGTGTCGATGAAGTTCGACCCGCAGGCCATTCCGGACCTCCCCGCGCCCCGCCCGGCGTACGAGATCTGGGTGTACTCGCCGCAGGTCGAGGGCGTGCACCTGCGCTTCGGCAAGGTCGCCCGCGGCGGCCTGCGCTGGTCCGACCGCCGCGAGGACTTCCGCACCGAGGTGCTGGGCCTGGTCAAGGCGCAGATGGTGAAGAACACGGTGATCGTGCCGGTCGGCTCCAAGGGCGGCTTCGTCGCCAAGCAGCTGCCCGACCCGAACGTGGACCGCGCCGCCTGGATGGCCGAGGGCATCGCCTCCTACAAGACCTTCATCAGCGGCCTGCTGGACATCACCGACAACCTGATCGCCGGCACCGGCGTCGTCCCGCCCAAGGACGTCGTCCGGCACGACGGCGACGACACCTACCTGGTCGTCGCCGCCGACAAGGGCACCGCGACCTTCTCCGACATCGCCAACGAGGTCGCCGAGTCGTACGGCTTCTGGCTCGGCGACGCCTTCGCCTCCGGCGGCTCCGCCGGATACGACCACAAGGGCATGGGCATCACCGCCAAGGGCGCCTGGGAGTCGGTCAAGCGGCACTTCCGCGAGCTGGGCCACGACACCCAGAGCGAGGACTTCACCGTCGTCGGCATCGGCGACATGTCCGGTGACGTCTTCGGCAACGGCATGCTGCTCAGCGAGCACATCCGGCTGGTCGCGGCCTTCGACCACCGGCACATCTTCGTGGACCCGGACCCGGACGCGGCGACCTCCTTCGCCGAGCGCAAGCGGCTGTTCGACCTGCCGCGCAGCTCCTGGGAGGACTACGACAAGGCGCTGGTCTCGGCCGGCGGCGGGATCTTCCCGCGGACCGCCAAGTCCATCAACATCACCCCGCAGATGCGCGAGGCGCTCGGCATCGCCGACGGCACCACCCGGCTCACCCCGGCCGAGCTGATGAAGGCGATCCTGCTCGCCCCGGTCGACCTGCTGTGGAACGGCGGCATCGGCACCTACATCAAGGCGGCCGCGGAGAACAACGCCGAGGTCGGCGACAAGGCCAACGACGCCATCCGGGTCAACGGCTCCGAGCTGCGGGTCAAGGTCCTCGGCGAGGGCGGCAACCTCGGCGCCACCCAGCTCGGCCGGATCGAGTTCGCCACCAGCGGCGGCCCGCTCGGCCCCGACGGCGAGCCGACCGGCGGCGCGGTCAACACCGACGCCATCGACAACTCGGCCGGTGTCGACACCTCCGACCACGAGGTCAACATCAAGATCCTGCTCAACCGGGTCGTCAACGAAGGCGGCATGACGGTCGAGCAGCGCAACGCCCTGCTGGCCGAGATGACCGAGGACATCGGCGAGCACGTCCTGCGCAACAACTACGCGCAGAACGTCGCCCTGGCCAACGCCCTGGCGCAGGCGCCGAGCATGCTCAACGTCCACGCCCGGATGATGCGCAAGCTGGTCGCCGACGGGCACCTCAACCGGGCCCTGGAGTTCCTGCCGAGCAATGCCCAGCTGCGCGAACGCTCCAGCGCCGGGCGGGGGTTGACCCAGCCCGAGATGTCGGTGCTGCTCGCCTACACCAAGATCACGCTGTCGGACGAGATCCTGGCCTCCGACCTGCCGGACGACCCGTACCTGCGCGGCAAGCTGCACCGCTACTTCCCCTCGCAGCTGCAGGAGCGCTTCGCCGAGCAGATCGACGCGCACGCCCTGCACCGCGAGATCATCACCACGGTGCTGGTCAACGAGACCATCAACCGGGGCGGTTGCACCTTCGCCTTCCGGCTGAAGGAGGAGACCGGCGCGACGTACGAGGAGATCGTCCGCTCGCACACCGCCGCCCGCTCCATCTTCGACCTCAAGGGCATGTGGGCCGAGATCGAGGACCTGGACAACAGCGTCCCGGCCGAGTTGCAGACGCAGATGCGGCTGCACAGCCGGCGCCTGGTCGAGCGCGCCACCCGCTGGCTGCTCAACAACCGCCGCCAGCCGCTGGACATCGCCGAGACCATCACGTTCTTCCGGGACCGCTGCAACGAGGTCTGGTCCCTGCTGCCGGACCTGCTGCACGGCTCCGACCGCGAGTGGTTCGACAGCGTCTACCAGGAGTTGGCGTCGGCCGGGGTGCCGGTGCTGCTGGCGACCCGGATGGCCGGGCTCTCCTCGGCCTTCCCGACGCTCGACATCGTCGAGGTCGCCGACCGCACCGGGCAGGACGTCCGCACCGTCGCCGAGGTCTACTACGACCTCGCCGACCGGCTGCAGATCTCCGGCCTGCTGGACCGGATCATCGAGCTGCCGCGCGACGACCGCTGGCAGTCCATGGCGCGCGCCGCCATCCGCGAGGACCTCTTCGCGGCGCACGCGGTGCTCACCCAGGACCTGCTGGACCACGGCGGCCAGGGAGCCACCCCGGAGCAGCGGTTCACCGCCTGGGCCGAGGACAACTCCACGCTGGTCACCCGGGCGCGGGCCACGCTCGACGACATAAGGGGTGCGGAGTCGTTCGACCTGGCCAACCTGAGCGTCGCCATGCGGGTCATCCGCACGCTGCTGCGCACCGGTTCGATGCGCTGA